GCAGCAGTTACAATAAACGAAAACGCCGACCCTTCGGTTGTAGAAGATATAATTTCTCACCTGGATAAGATAATCCCGCCAAGAGGCAACTATTCGCATATGGAAGGCAATTCCCACGCGCACATAAAATCATCCCTTATCGGTTCGTCAAGACAGATAATAATCCAAAACGGACGACTAAAACTCGGCACATGGCAGGGAATTTACTTCTGTGAATTTGACGGTCCAAGAAAAAGAGAAGTGTGGGTGAAGACTAGCGACTAAAGCAGTCCCTTGCGTAAAGTATTATATAGTTTTCGATTTCTGCGATGAAAGAGTTATTCTCAACATCTGTCTCAATGTTGATTTGCCTTTTGAAGTTTTAAAATATTCCTCACGACGCAATGCGTCCTCTTTACTTAAATGTGCTTCATAATACACAAGTTCTAATGGCCTTCTTATTTTAGTACTCGTGTTGCGCCCCGAGTTATGGTCTTTTATGCGTTTTTTGAGGTTTTCACTAAAACCAATGTAAAAATTATTATCCTTTAAACTCAACAAAA
The bacterium DNA segment above includes these coding regions:
- a CDS encoding secondary thiamine-phosphate synthase enzyme YjbQ, whose translation is MFVTINISTKSPEEFIDITSLVENKVKASGIKEGVVTVFIPHTTAAVTINENADPSVVEDIISHLDKIIPPRGNYSHMEGNSHAHIKSSLIGSSRQIIIQNGRLKLGTWQGIYFCEFDGPRKREVWVKTSD
- a CDS encoding GIY-YIG nuclease family protein, which gives rise to MFYVYVLLSLKDNNFYIGFSENLKKRIKDHNSGRNTSTKIRRPLELVYYEAHLSKEDALRREEYFKTSKGKSTLRQMLRITLSSQKSKTI